Part of the Bacillus sp. N1-1 genome, TTGCTGCTTTTCCAGATTTAAACATAACCATTCATCCTGATATTGAGTACTATCCTAACAACCAACATATTGTAATGAAAAAGGATAGTGGCGAATTAGAAACAAAAGTGAACGAGACGATAAAAGAAATGAAAGAAGACGGCACGTTGAAAGAACTATCTGAGAAGTTCTTCAATGGAGCTGATGTGTCAGTTAAGCCAGATCTAGATATTGAAGAATAAGTGGGAGTTGTAACAAGTGGGGGAAATACACTGGGAATATTTATTTGATGCAGGTCTTGCGTTAAAATCATTTCCCTATGTGATCCAGGGTCTTGGGTTAACGTTATTAATTGCATTTGTTGGAATGATTATTGGCTTGGTTATGGGCTTATTTCTTGCTCTTGGTAGAATGTCCAAATGGAAAGCCCTCAGATGGCCAGCGCGCCTCTACATTTCCTTTATGAGAGGAACGCCAATTCTTGTTTTTCTTTATATTCTTTATTTTGGTCTGCCGGTTGTAGGTATCCAATTCTCGGCGTTAACGTGTGCGTTAATTGGGTTTAGCTTAAATAGTGCGGCTTATATTGCAGAAATTCAGCGCTCGGCTCTTTCATCGGTTGAAAAAGGCCAATGGGAAGCTTCGACCGCTCTTGGCATGTCCTATTGGACGACGATGAGAGAAGTGGTTCTGCCACAAGCAACGCGAATCGCCATACCGCCTCTATCGAACGTTATGCTCGATCTGATCAAAGCGTCTTCTTTAGCCGCGGTTATTACCGTTCCAGAACTGCTCCATCATGCGAAAATTGTTGGCGGAAGAGAATTTGATTTTATGACAATGTATATCCTCGTAGCTTTTATTTATTGGGGAGTATGCGTTTGTGTTTCCTTCTTCCAGGAACGACTAGAAAAACGATATCATTATTTACACTAACCCTGGGTCTCTTTCCAGGGTTTTTTCTTTATATTCTTTTAATAGAGTGCTCAATTGAATCAGCACTTTTATTAAAAAAACAAAAATATCCCATATTCTTCATGAAGTTTTTTTAAGAATGTTATACTAAGTACAATAAACAACATAGACGATTGGTCATATTGGAAGGGAGTTCATCAATTGCATGAAAAAATATCTTAATTTATTATTGATTGTTGGGGTTCTAATGCTTGCTGCTTGTAGTAATAATAGTGAGGCAACGGACGAAGAACCTGCTTCTGAAGATTCAGCAACTGTAGAAACGCAAAAAGAACTTGAAGCGATGAAGGTAGAAGAAGACAAAGTTGTCGCAACGGTTAATGGTGAAGAGATCAAAGGAAAAGATTATAATTCCATGCTTGTACAAACTCAGCTTCGCTATACGATGAGCGGGGAAGATCCATCAGATACTGAGGTAGCGAAATCGATTGAGCAAGAAGTGATGGATAATTTAATAGGACAGGAACTTTTACTTCAAAAAGCGAAGGAAGAAGGTTTCTCTGCGTCAGATAAAGAAGTTGAAACAGAACTTGAACAAATTAAAGCACAATTCGATGGCGAAGAGGAGCTTGAGAAAGCGCTACAAGGTCAAGGAATAACGCTTGAGCAGCTTGAAAGCCAGTATGCGGATATTGTAGTCGTCGATAAATTTGTAAAAGAAAAAATTGGTACACCTGAAGTATCTGATGAAGAAGTAAAGGCATTTTATGATGAGCAATTCTCAAAAGATGCTGAAAATCCCCCTTCATTTGACGAAATGAAAGATCGAATAAAAGACTATTTGGTTGAAACGAAAACGCAAGAAAAAGTTCAGGAAATGAAAGCTGAACTGATGAAAAAAGCAGAAGTGAAAGAGAAATTATAGGTCAGCATAGAGCTGGCCTTTTTCTATGATATACATAGCCATTAAATTGAAGCAGGGAGAGATAAAGTTATGGATCATGTAATCGCTGAACTCCGTACATATGTGAAACAAAAATTAGAACAGGAAGGAAGTGGACATGATTGGTATCACATTGATCGTGTCGTAAAACAAGCGCGTAGCATTGCAAAAGAAGAGAGTGCTAACCTTTTTATTTGTGAAGTAGCCGCACTCGTTCATGATCTTGCCGATGATAAAGTCGCTTCATCAGAACAAGCTGGATTAGAAGAAGTAGAGCAATTGCTTTTACCATTAAATAAGGCGGATCGCGAGCACGTATTGGAAATTATTACAACCATTTCCTTTAAAGGGGGTAATCGTCCACCTGTTCGTACGCTCGAAGCAAAAGTTGTTCAAGATGCTGATCGTTTAGATGCGATAGGAGCGATTGGAGTTGCCAGGACGTTTGTTTATGCTGGCTCAAAAGGAGATTTAATTTATGA contains:
- a CDS encoding amino acid ABC transporter permease, whose translation is MGEIHWEYLFDAGLALKSFPYVIQGLGLTLLIAFVGMIIGLVMGLFLALGRMSKWKALRWPARLYISFMRGTPILVFLYILYFGLPVVGIQFSALTCALIGFSLNSAAYIAEIQRSALSSVEKGQWEASTALGMSYWTTMREVVLPQATRIAIPPLSNVMLDLIKASSLAAVITVPELLHHAKIVGGREFDFMTMYILVAFIYWGVCVCVSFFQERLEKRYHYLH
- a CDS encoding SurA N-terminal domain-containing protein, producing the protein MKKYLNLLLIVGVLMLAACSNNSEATDEEPASEDSATVETQKELEAMKVEEDKVVATVNGEEIKGKDYNSMLVQTQLRYTMSGEDPSDTEVAKSIEQEVMDNLIGQELLLQKAKEEGFSASDKEVETELEQIKAQFDGEEELEKALQGQGITLEQLESQYADIVVVDKFVKEKIGTPEVSDEEVKAFYDEQFSKDAENPPSFDEMKDRIKDYLVETKTQEKVQEMKAELMKKAEVKEKL
- a CDS encoding HD domain-containing protein; this translates as MDHVIAELRTYVKQKLEQEGSGHDWYHIDRVVKQARSIAKEESANLFICEVAALVHDLADDKVASSEQAGLEEVEQLLLPLNKADREHVLEIITTISFKGGNRPPVRTLEAKVVQDADRLDAIGAIGVARTFVYAGSKGDLIYDPSIQPRQHMSASSYRNEKSTAINHFYEKLLNLKDLMNTNTGLRIAEERHEFMTSFLSQFLGEWEGSK